One Fusobacterium perfoetens ATCC 29250 genomic window, GATGGTACTAATCCTTAGTGTAACATCAAAGTTATATAAAAATTTAAGAGTTGGAACTTTGTTCCAACTCTTTTTTCGTCTTGCTTTTTATTGTAAAATTTACAAAAAAGTATAACTTATGTTATAATAAAATACTAATAATATTTATAGTATAAGGAAAAATAGTTATGAAAAAATTTGCAAGAAAATTAAAAAGAATAATTTTAAAAATAAAGAAAATAATTTCAAGAGAAGAAGTATTAAGATTAAAAAATGGTTATTTGATTTATGTGATATTAATTACAAAATAATAAAAAATAGAGAAAAAATGAATGAAGAACTTTTGAAAAATGGTTGTAGTAAAATAAGAGATTTGGAAAGAGAAATAGCTAAAAGAGGAGAAGTATTTTTTGTTGATTTTGGTTATGGAGTAGGTGCAGAATATAGATACAATCATTATTGTGTAGTTTTAAAGTTAGAGGGAAAGATGGCTATAGTAGTTCCTTTAACCTCTCAGAATAGTTCACATAATCAAAATTCACCTTTAGTAATAAACTTAGGAATTATAAATAAAATGCCAGGGAAACCAAAAAATAGTTATGCTTTGGTCAATCAAATAAGATCAATAAGTAGAGCTAGATTAAAAAGACCAATAGAAAGTAATGGAAAAAAATGTTATCCTAAGCTAAATGGAATACAATTGACTCAAATAGATAATGTTATTGATTTGTTAAAAAAATAATATTGAAAAAAATAAAAAAATATTGTATAATTATTATACATAAAGGTCCTTAGCGACAAGATGAAAGATTAGAAACCCATAGCGGTAAAGGGAGAGTAAGTTGCTCTCCCTTTTTATTGTAAAATTTACAAAAAAAGTATAATTTATGATATAATAACTCTGAATGATAAAATTTAATTTTCTAGGAGAGAAAAATGGCATTATTACATGTTGAAAATTTATATAAAGGTTTTTCAGGAGAAACTCTTTTTAAAAATATAACTTTTTCTATTGATGAAAAAGATAAAATAGGCGTTATTGGAATAAATGGAGCTGGAAAAACAACTCTTATAAAAATGTTATTAGAAGAAGAGGAAAATGATGTTGACCCAACTACAAATCAAAGGGGAATAATCAGTAAAAAAGGAAATCTTAAAATAGGTTATCTTTCACAAAATATAAATCTTAATCCAAATAATACAATTTTTGATGAATTGATGTTGGTATTTGGAAAAGTAATGGAAGACCATAAAAAAATTCAAGAACTTAGTTTAAGAATAAATATAGAACCTGAAAACTTTGATAGTATAATGGAAGAACTAGCAGTAGTAACTACTCGTTATGAACAAGAAGAAGGTTATGCTATAGAATATAAAGTAAAACAAGTTTTAAATGGATTAAGTATATCAGAAGATTTATGGCAACAAAGAATAGGAGATTTGTCTGGAGGACAAAAATCAAGAACAGCTCTTGGAAAAATTCTTTTAGAAGAACCAGAACTTTTAATATTAGATGAGCCTACAAATCATCTTGATTTATTAGCTATTGAATGGTTAGAAAAATTCTTAAAAGATTATAATAAAGCTGTAATGGTTGTATCACATGATAGATATTTTTTAGATAATGTTGTTGGAAGAATTTTTGAAATAGAAGGACATACTCTAAAAACTTATAAAGGAAACTTTACAGAATATACTATTCAAAAAGAAATTTATCTTTCAGGAGCTATTAAAGCTTTTGAAAAAGAACAAGAAAAAATTAAACAAATGGAAGAATATATTAGAAGATATAAAGCAGGAATCAAATCTAAACAAGCTTGTGGAAGAGAAAGTTTTTTAAATAGAATGGAAAAAATGGAAAATCCTGTTGTTAATGTTAGAAAGATGAAATTAAAATTTGATATAGAAAGACCAAGTGTTGACAGAGTTTTAAAAATAGAAAAATTATCTAAATCTTATGATGGGAAAAAAATATTTCAAAATTTAAATTTGGAAATATTTAGAGGAGAAAGAGTTGGTCTTATTGGAAAAAATGGGGTAGGAAAATCTACTCTTTTAAAAATTATAAATGGTATGGAAAAGGCTGATAGTGGAAAAATAACAATAGGAGATAAGGTTACAATAGGTTACTATGACCAAAATCATCAAGGATTAGATGAAAAAGTGAGTATTTTAAATGAGTTTATGTTTAATTATCCAATGAGTGAAGAGGATGTAAGAAGATTGGCTGGAGGATTTTTATTTCCAGAGGAAGATGTTTTTAAAATAATAGGTTCTCTTAGTGGGGGAGAAAAAGCAAGAGTAACTTTGATGAAACTTATTCTTAAAAAAGCTAACTTTTTAGTACTTGATGAACCTACAAACCATTTAGATATATATTCAAGAGAAGTTTTAGAAGAAGCTTTAGAAGATTATCAAGGAACAATATTAATTGTATCACATGACAGATATTTCTTAGAAGGAATAGTAAATACTATTTATGAGATAACAGAAAATGGTGCTGAAAAATTCAATGGTAATTATTCAGAATATTGTGCTAAAAAATCTAAAAAGCTTGTAGAGAAGTCTAATGAAAATGTAGTAAATAATTATGAAGAACAAAAAAAGATAAAAAATAGAATATCATCACTAGAAAGAAAATATGTAGAAACAGAAAAAAATATTGAAAAATTAGAAGAAAAAAAATCAAATTTAGAAAAAGAATATGAAATAGCTGGAAAGAAAAATGTTTTAGAAGAATTATTGGAAATACAAGAAAAATTAGAAAATATAGACTTAGAAATACTTTCTGAAATGGAAAAATGGGAAGAGATAGAAAAAGAACTAAAAAATTTAAAAAAAGCTTTGTAATTTTTAAAAAATGTGATACAATACTATGGCTATATAATTAAATTGACTTTTTCTCAAAAAAAGGTTATAATATTTAAGTTATATAATAAAAATTAAAAATATAAAAAATTTAAATCGGAAGGAGGGTAAAATGCCTACTCTAAATCAATTAGTTAAAAAAGGGAGACAAACATTAGAAGAAACTAGTAAATCTCCAGCATTACAAGGAAACCCACAAAGAAGAGGAGTATGTGTAAGAGTTTATACAACTACACCTAAAAAACCTAACTCAGCTTTAAGAAAGGTTGCCAGAGTAAAATTAACAAACGGACTTGAAGTTACTTGCTACATCCCAGGAGAAGGACACAACTTACAAGAACACTCAATCGCTCTTATAAGAGGAGGAAGAACAAAAGACTTACCAGGGGTTAGATACAAAATAATTAGAGGAGCACTAGATACAGCTGGTGTTAACAACAGAAAACAATCAAGATCTAAATATGGTATGAAAAAAGCGTAATAATTTAAGGAGGTGACACAGTTTAAATGTCAAGAAGAAGAGCAGCAGTTAAAAGAGATGTATTACCTGATTCAAGATATAATGATAAGGTAGTTACTAAAACAATAAATGCATTAATGGTAGATGGTAAAAAATCTTTAGCAGAATCTATATTCTATTCAGCTATGGACTTAATAAAAGAAAAAACTGGTAAAGAGGGGTATGATGTTTTCAAACAAGCTATGGAAAATATAAAACCTCAAATCGAAGTAAGATCTAGAAGAATTGGAGGAGCTACTTACCAAGTTCCAACAGAAGTTAGATTAGAAAGACAACAAACTTTAGCATTAAGATGGCTAAAAACATATACTAGAGATAGAAAAGAATATGGAATGATAGAAAAATTAGCAGCTGAATTAATTGCAGCAGCAAATAACGAAGGTGCAACTATTAAGAAAAAAGAAGATACTTATAGAATGGCAGAAGCTAACAGAGCATTTGCACACTATAAATATTAATTTTGTATTTTAGCGTAATTTAATTTAGGAGGAATAAACTAGATGGCTAGACAAGTTTCATTAGAAATGACTAGAAACATTGGTATCATGGCTCACATTGACGCTGGTAAAACTACAACAACTGAAAGAATTCTTTTCTATACAGGAGTTAACCACAACCTTGGAGAAGTTCATGATGGAGCTGCTACAATGGACTGGATGGAGCAAGAGCAAGAAAGAGGTATCACAATTACTTCAGCTGCTACAACATGTTTCTGGAAAAATCATAGAATAAATATAATAGACACACCAGGACACGTGGACTTTACTGTTGAAGTTGAAAGATCTTTAAGAGTTCTAGATGGTGCTGTTGCTGTATTCTCTGCAGTTGATGGAGTTCAACCTCAATCTGAAACTGTATGGAGACAAGCAGATAAATATCAAGTACCAAGAATGGCTTTCTTTAATAAAATGGACAGAATCGGAGCTAACTTCGAAATGTGCGTAAACGATATTAGAGAAAAATTAGGAGCTAATCCTGTACCTATTCAATTACCTATTGGAGCAGAAGATGCTTTTGAAGGAATTATAGACCTTATCGAAATGAAAGAAATCGTTTATATGGACGATAAAGGTAAAAATATAGAAGAAAGAGAAATCAGAGCTGAATATGCTGATAAAGCAGAAGAAATGAGAGAAGCTATGATTGAATCTATCGTTGAATGTGATGACGAATTAATGGAAAAATATCTTGGTGGAGAAGAAGTTTCTAATGAAGAAATAAAATCTGCATTAAGAGCAGGAACAATTGGAAACATGATAATTCCTGTATTATGTGGAACAGCATTTAAAAATAAAGGAATCCAACCTTTACTAGATGCAGTTACATTATACATGCCAGCTCCAACTCAAAAAGGAGTTATTAAAGGACATGAATATAAAAATGAAGAAAATGCAATAGAATTACCTATATCAGATGAGGCTCCATTTGCAGCTTTAGCATTCAAAGTTATGACTGACCCATTTGTAGGAAGATTAACATTCTTTAGAGTATATACTGGAATAGTTGAAAAAGGTTCTTATGTTCTTAACTCAACAAAAGGTAAGAAAGAAAGAATGGGAAGATTACTTCAAATGCATGCTAATAAAAGAGAAGAAATTGATGTTGTTTACTGTGGAGATATCGCAGCAGTTGTTGGATTAAAAGATACAACAACAGGAGATACTTTATGTTCAGAAACAAATCCAATAATTCTTGAAAAAATGGAATTCCCTGAACCAGTTATATCAGTAGCTGTTGAACCAAAAACAAAAGCAGACCAAGAAAAAATGGGAATTGCTTTAGCAAAACTAGCTGAAGAAGACCCTACATTCAAAGTTAAAACTGATGAAGAAACTGGACAAACAATTATATCAGGAATGGGAGAATTACACCTTGATATCATTGTTGACAGAATGAGAAGAGAATTTAAAGTAGAATCAACTGTTGGTAAACCACAAGTTGCTTATAGAGAAACTATTACTTCTGGAACTGAGCAAGAAGTTAAATATGCTAAACAATCTGGAGGTAAAGGACAATACGGACACGTTAAATTAAGAATCGAACCTTTAGAAGGAAAAGATTTCGAATTTGTTAACGAAATTACAGGAGGAGCTATTCCTAGAGAGTATATTCCTGCTGTAGAAAAAGGATGTAGAGAAGCTCTTGAAAATGGAGTTGTAGCTGGATATCCTTTAGTTGGAGTTAAAGTAACTCTTTATGATGGATCATTCCATGAAGTTGACTCATCAGAAATGGCATTCAAAATTGCTGGTTCAATGGCAATGAAACAAGGTGCTGAAAAATGTAAACCAGTTATTCTAGAACCTATGTTCAAAGTAGAAGTAACTACTCCAGAAGAATATATGGGAGATATCATCGGAGATATCAACTCTAGAAGAGGAATGGTTGGAGGTATGACAGACAGAAATGGTGCTAAAATCATTGATGCTAAAGTACCTTTATCAGAAATGTTTGGATATGCAACTGACTTAAGATCTAAATCTCAAGGAAGAGCAAACTACTCAATGGAATTTGAAAGCTATGTACAAGTTCCTAGAAATATTCAAGATGAAATTAAAGCAGCAAGAGGAAGATAATAATCTAAGCTTTATTTAGCTCTAAGGGATAAAATCCCTTAGAGTTGAAACTAAAATAAATAAAAAACAAAAAATGTAAATAATCTTAGGAGGAAAAAATGGCAAAAGAAAAATTTGACAGAAGCAAACCCCATGTAAACATTGGTACAATAGGACACGTTGACCATGGAAAAACAACAACAACAGCAGCAATATCAAAAGTATTATCAGACAGAGGACTAGCTGAAAGAGTAGACTTTGATAAAATCGACGTTGCTCCAGAAGAAAGAGAAAGAGGAATAACTATCAATACAGCTCACATAGAGTATACAACAGAAAAAAGACACTATGCACACGTTGACTGTCCAGGACATGCTGACTATGTAAAAAACATGATTACAGGAGCAGCTCAAATGGACGGAGCAATCCTAGTTGTATCAGCAGCTGATGGACCAATGCCTCAAACAAGAGAACACATACTATTATCAAGACAAGTTGGAGTACCATACATCGTAGTATACTTAAATAAAGCAGATATGGTTGATGACGAAGAATTATTAGAATTAGTAGAAATGGAAGTAAGAGAATTATTAACTGAATATGGATTCCCAGGAGATGAAGTACCAGTAATAGTTGGATCATCATTAGGAGCATTAAACGGAGAACAAAAATGGGTAGATCAAATAATGGCATTAATGGATGCAGTAGATAGCTACATTCCAGCGCCAGAAAGAACAATAGACAAACCATTCTTAATGCCAATCGAAGACGTATTCACAATAACAGGAAGAGGAACTGTTGTAACAGGAAGAGTAGAAAGAGGAATCATTAAAGTTGGAGAAGAAGTAGAAATAATCGGAATCAAACCAACAGCAAAAACAACAGTAACTGGAGTAGAAATGTTCAGAAAACTTCTTGATCAAGGAGAAGCAGGAGATAACATTGGAGCATTATTAAGAGGAACTAAGAAAGAAGAAGTAGAAAGAGGACAAGTATTAGCAAAACCAGGAACAATAACTCCACATACAGAATTTAAAGGAGAAATCTACGTATTAACAAAAGAAGAAGGAGGAAGACATACTCCATTCTTTACAGGATATAGACCACAATTCTACTTCAGAACAACAGATATAACAGGAGCAGTAAACTTACCAGAAGGAGTAGAAATGGTAATGCCAGGAGACAACATCACAGTAACAGTAA contains:
- the tuf gene encoding elongation factor Tu, which produces MAKEKFDRSKPHVNIGTIGHVDHGKTTTTAAISKVLSDRGLAERVDFDKIDVAPEERERGITINTAHIEYTTEKRHYAHVDCPGHADYVKNMITGAAQMDGAILVVSAADGPMPQTREHILLSRQVGVPYIVVYLNKADMVDDEELLELVEMEVRELLTEYGFPGDEVPVIVGSSLGALNGEQKWVDQIMALMDAVDSYIPAPERTIDKPFLMPIEDVFTITGRGTVVTGRVERGIIKVGEEVEIIGIKPTAKTTVTGVEMFRKLLDQGEAGDNIGALLRGTKKEEVERGQVLAKPGTITPHTEFKGEIYVLTKEEGGRHTPFFTGYRPQFYFRTTDITGAVNLPEGVEMVMPGDNITVTVNLIHPIAMEPGLRFAIREGGRTVASGVVSEIIK
- a CDS encoding type II toxin-antitoxin system PemK/MazF family toxin produces the protein MNEELLKNGCSKIRDLEREIAKRGEVFFVDFGYGVGAEYRYNHYCVVLKLEGKMAIVVPLTSQNSSHNQNSPLVINLGIINKMPGKPKNSYALVNQIRSISRARLKRPIESNGKKCYPKLNGIQLTQIDNVIDLLKK
- the fusA gene encoding elongation factor G, which produces MARQVSLEMTRNIGIMAHIDAGKTTTTERILFYTGVNHNLGEVHDGAATMDWMEQEQERGITITSAATTCFWKNHRINIIDTPGHVDFTVEVERSLRVLDGAVAVFSAVDGVQPQSETVWRQADKYQVPRMAFFNKMDRIGANFEMCVNDIREKLGANPVPIQLPIGAEDAFEGIIDLIEMKEIVYMDDKGKNIEEREIRAEYADKAEEMREAMIESIVECDDELMEKYLGGEEVSNEEIKSALRAGTIGNMIIPVLCGTAFKNKGIQPLLDAVTLYMPAPTQKGVIKGHEYKNEENAIELPISDEAPFAALAFKVMTDPFVGRLTFFRVYTGIVEKGSYVLNSTKGKKERMGRLLQMHANKREEIDVVYCGDIAAVVGLKDTTTGDTLCSETNPIILEKMEFPEPVISVAVEPKTKADQEKMGIALAKLAEEDPTFKVKTDEETGQTIISGMGELHLDIIVDRMRREFKVESTVGKPQVAYRETITSGTEQEVKYAKQSGGKGQYGHVKLRIEPLEGKDFEFVNEITGGAIPREYIPAVEKGCREALENGVVAGYPLVGVKVTLYDGSFHEVDSSEMAFKIAGSMAMKQGAEKCKPVILEPMFKVEVTTPEEYMGDIIGDINSRRGMVGGMTDRNGAKIIDAKVPLSEMFGYATDLRSKSQGRANYSMEFESYVQVPRNIQDEIKAARGR
- a CDS encoding ABC-F family ATP-binding cassette domain-containing protein, coding for MALLHVENLYKGFSGETLFKNITFSIDEKDKIGVIGINGAGKTTLIKMLLEEEENDVDPTTNQRGIISKKGNLKIGYLSQNINLNPNNTIFDELMLVFGKVMEDHKKIQELSLRINIEPENFDSIMEELAVVTTRYEQEEGYAIEYKVKQVLNGLSISEDLWQQRIGDLSGGQKSRTALGKILLEEPELLILDEPTNHLDLLAIEWLEKFLKDYNKAVMVVSHDRYFLDNVVGRIFEIEGHTLKTYKGNFTEYTIQKEIYLSGAIKAFEKEQEKIKQMEEYIRRYKAGIKSKQACGRESFLNRMEKMENPVVNVRKMKLKFDIERPSVDRVLKIEKLSKSYDGKKIFQNLNLEIFRGERVGLIGKNGVGKSTLLKIINGMEKADSGKITIGDKVTIGYYDQNHQGLDEKVSILNEFMFNYPMSEEDVRRLAGGFLFPEEDVFKIIGSLSGGEKARVTLMKLILKKANFLVLDEPTNHLDIYSREVLEEALEDYQGTILIVSHDRYFLEGIVNTIYEITENGAEKFNGNYSEYCAKKSKKLVEKSNENVVNNYEEQKKIKNRISSLERKYVETEKNIEKLEEKKSNLEKEYEIAGKKNVLEELLEIQEKLENIDLEILSEMEKWEEIEKELKNLKKAL
- the rpsL gene encoding 30S ribosomal protein S12, translated to MPTLNQLVKKGRQTLEETSKSPALQGNPQRRGVCVRVYTTTPKKPNSALRKVARVKLTNGLEVTCYIPGEGHNLQEHSIALIRGGRTKDLPGVRYKIIRGALDTAGVNNRKQSRSKYGMKKA
- the rpsG gene encoding 30S ribosomal protein S7; the protein is MSRRRAAVKRDVLPDSRYNDKVVTKTINALMVDGKKSLAESIFYSAMDLIKEKTGKEGYDVFKQAMENIKPQIEVRSRRIGGATYQVPTEVRLERQQTLALRWLKTYTRDRKEYGMIEKLAAELIAAANNEGATIKKKEDTYRMAEANRAFAHYKY